The genomic segment AACATCGTGGTGATCTTCGACGGAATCTGCATCAGCGTCATGATGTAGCCGAAGCTGGCGGCGAATGCGATCAGGATCATCACCACCGACAGCGTGCGCACCGTCCGGTGCAGCAACTTAGGTAGCTCGCGCCACTTATAGTCGCGGTAGATGAACATAGTCACGAAGAATGCCCAGACGACGGCAATCGAGGCGGATTCGGTTGCGGTAAAAACCCCGGAAAGGATGCCGCCGAGGATGATGACCATGGTCATCAGGCCCCAGAGCGCTTCGACACAAATCTTCAGCGCCTGCTTGAGCGGGACGACCTCACCTTTGGGGTAATTGCGTATCCGAGCGAAGATCAGGCACATGGTCATCATGACCGCGCTCAGCAGCAGCCCAGGGCCGATACCGGCGATGAACAGCGAGGAGATCGAGACCGTACCGCCGGCAGCCAGTGAATAAAGAACCGAGTTATGGCTGGGCGGGGTCAGCAGTGCCTGAACCGATCCGCTTACCGTTACAGCCGTGGAAAATTCACGCGGATAGCCTTTCTTCTCCATTTCCGGGATCAGCACCGAACCTACCGAAGCAGTGTCGGCCAGTGACGAGCCGGAGATGGCACCGAAGAAGGTGGAGGCCATGATATTGACCAGGGACAGGCCACCGCGTACGAAACCGACCAATACCGCGGCGAAAGCAACCAGCCGCCGAGACATCCCGCCTTCGGCCATGATGGCTCCAGCCAACACGAAGAACGGGATCGCCAGCAACGAGAACTTGTTGACCCCGCCCGCGACCTGAATCATCACCGCGTCGAATGGGATATCGATCCACCAGGCGCCGATCAGGGCTGACAATCCAAGCGCATAGGCGACCGGCATCCGCAGAAGGAACAACACAGCGAAGCTGCCGAGTAGTATCAGCGCATCCATTACACTGCCTCCTTGCTGTCTTCAACCAGCTCGTAGTTGACCGCTCGCCGATGGCTCTGGTCACCGAAAATGATTCGCTCGAGCACGAACAGCAGCGTGATAAGGCCGCCAATCGGAATAGGGGAGTAGGTGACACCAACGCGTAGCGTCGGCAATGTGCTCATGAATTGATTCCAGGTGGCCATGCACAGCTTGATCCCCCAGATAGTCATGAACAGGCAGATGACCCCCATCAGGATTTGCACCAGCAGCTCGACATGGCGGTGCAGATACTCAGGCAGGCGGTCGGTGAACATCGTCACCGCCATATGCGCGCCGGCTCGATAACTCGCCGCAGCGCCGAAAAATGTAAAGATCACCATCAGCAGAATGGCCACGGGTTCAGGCCAGCCGCCACCGGAGCCCAGCACGTAGCGCGCGAAGATCCCCCAAGGGATGATCATGGACATGACCACGATGGCCAATCCCGCGACCCAGATACAGGTCATGTAGATCGCGTCGTTGACGCGCAGCAGCGTGTTTTTCATCAGACTTCACCACAAGCGCGGTGACGGGCGCAGGCCCGCCACCGCGAGGTTTTTCAGAGAGAACGAATTACTGGACGGCTTCGATACGCTTGATCAGTTCGGCGTAAGGCGCGCCGTATTTTTCACGTACCGGAGCGGTAGCATCGTAGAAGGGCTTCTTGTCGACTTTGATGAAGGTGACGCCTTCTTCCTTGAGTTTGGCCTCACTGCTGGCGGTTTTCTCATCCCACAGCTTGCGCTCTTCCATCTGCGCTTCCTTGGCGTATTTCTTGACGATTTCCTGCTGCTCGGGGGTGAGCTTGTTCCAGGTCGTCTTGGACATCACGATCGGCTCGGGAAGAATCAGGTGGCCCGTTAGCGAGTAGTTCTTCGCAGCGCGGAAGTGGTTGTGCTCAAGCATGGTTGGCGGGTTGTTTTCGGCGCCGTCGACCACGCCGGTCTGCAGGGCGCTGAAGATCTCACCGGTATCCATCGCCACGCCCTGGGCGCCCATGGCGTTCAGTGTGTCGATGAACAGCGGGTTACCCATTACACGAATCTTCATGCCCTTGAGGTCTTCAAGGTTGTGCACTGGCTTCTTGGTATAGAGGTTGCGCACGCCACCGTCCATCCACGCCAGACCAACCATGTTGAATTCGGAGTTGGTGATCTTGTCGAGGATCTCCTGGCCGATTTCGCCATCGATGACCTTGCGCATATGGGCATTGTCACGGAACACGAAGGGCATGTTGAATGCGTTGACATCCGGAACTACCGGACCGAGGGTCCCCAGACTGACGCGGGTCATCTGCACCGCACCGATCTGGACCTGCTCGACGACTTCCTTCTCCGAGCCAAGCACGCCACCGGAGAACATGCGGAACGTGAGTTCGCCGTTCGTGGCTTCTTCAATCTTCTGACCCATGTGTTCCTGGGCCACGACCGTCGGGTAACCGGCTGGATGGATTTCGGCGATCTTCAGAGTCATGGCGGCGTGGGCCGTGCTGGACAGGCAGAAGGCGAAGGGAAGTGCAGCGATGAGCAACTTTCGTTTGAAGTTCATGTGGATCTCCATCTTGTTGTTGTTGGTGTGCAGCGTTGGAGCGTCAAGGCCGGATAACTACGAGCCGGTCCCAGTGTGGGTGAATCATTGACGAAAAGGGGTTTCCTCCAGTCCACGGACGCCAGGCTGCAGTGCGAACACACCGCCTGCTAACGGCTGATCGGACAGATCGCCACCGGGACGAATGGAAGTGACGAACAGGGTGTCGAGGCCAGCGCCACCAAAGGCGCACATCGCGGGTTTCTTCACCGGCACCTGTAGCGAACGGTCAAGACGGCCATCGGGCGTGAAGCGGTGGATCAGTCCGGCGTCGTTGCCACAAATCCAGTAGCAGCCGTCAACGTCCACCGCTGCGCCGTCGGGACGCCCAGCATAGTGATTCATGTCGACGAACAGCCGGCGATTGCTCGGGGTGCCGCTGTCGATGTCGTAATCGAAAGCCCAGATGCGTTGCACGCTGGGGTGCGAGTCGGAGAGATACATCGTCCGACCGTCCGGACTGAAGCCCAGCCCGTTGGGCACGATGAAGTCATTTAGCTGCGCACTGAGTGAATCGTCGCGCGACGAACCGTCGAACCGGTACAGCGCGCCAGCTGGGATGCCGGCAGCCATATCCAGGACCATGGTTCCAGCCCAGAAGCGCCCTTGGCGGTCGCAACGACCGTCGTTGAAACGCATGCCGGCATGAGCATGTTGCGCGCCTGCCAGCCGGTGGGAGCCAAGCGTGCCGTCATCTTGCGGAGCTATTTCGAAGAGGCCGTCTTCCATGCCGGCGATCCAGCGATTCGGACCTGCCTCGCAACGCGCGATACAGGCAATCATCTGCTCGCCAGTCCAGCGGGTAATCGAAGCATCCGCGGCCTTCCAGCGCAGCAGTTGGCGATTGGGGATGTCGACCCAGTAGAGTGCCTGCTCTGAG from the Stutzerimonas stutzeri genome contains:
- a CDS encoding TRAP transporter large permease; protein product: MDALILLGSFAVLFLLRMPVAYALGLSALIGAWWIDIPFDAVMIQVAGGVNKFSLLAIPFFVLAGAIMAEGGMSRRLVAFAAVLVGFVRGGLSLVNIMASTFFGAISGSSLADTASVGSVLIPEMEKKGYPREFSTAVTVSGSVQALLTPPSHNSVLYSLAAGGTVSISSLFIAGIGPGLLLSAVMMTMCLIFARIRNYPKGEVVPLKQALKICVEALWGLMTMVIILGGILSGVFTATESASIAVVWAFFVTMFIYRDYKWRELPKLLHRTVRTLSVVMILIAFAASFGYIMTLMQIPSKITTMFLTLSDNRYVILMCINMMLLVLGTLMDMAPLILILTPILMPVITGIGVDPVHFGMIMLVNLGIGLITPPVGAVLFVGAAVGKVTIENTVKALLPFYGALFLVLMAVTYIPAISLWLPSMVL
- a CDS encoding TRAP transporter small permease, with the protein product MKNTLLRVNDAIYMTCIWVAGLAIVVMSMIIPWGIFARYVLGSGGGWPEPVAILLMVIFTFFGAAASYRAGAHMAVTMFTDRLPEYLHRHVELLVQILMGVICLFMTIWGIKLCMATWNQFMSTLPTLRVGVTYSPIPIGGLITLLFVLERIIFGDQSHRRAVNYELVEDSKEAV
- a CDS encoding TRAP transporter substrate-binding protein; this translates as MNFKRKLLIAALPFAFCLSSTAHAAMTLKIAEIHPAGYPTVVAQEHMGQKIEEATNGELTFRMFSGGVLGSEKEVVEQVQIGAVQMTRVSLGTLGPVVPDVNAFNMPFVFRDNAHMRKVIDGEIGQEILDKITNSEFNMVGLAWMDGGVRNLYTKKPVHNLEDLKGMKIRVMGNPLFIDTLNAMGAQGVAMDTGEIFSALQTGVVDGAENNPPTMLEHNHFRAAKNYSLTGHLILPEPIVMSKTTWNKLTPEQQEIVKKYAKEAQMEERKLWDEKTASSEAKLKEEGVTFIKVDKKPFYDATAPVREKYGAPYAELIKRIEAVQ
- a CDS encoding SMP-30/gluconolactonase/LRE family protein — its product is MATNAELIVEAQNATGESPVWVASEQALYWVDIPNRQLLRWKAADASITRWTGEQMIACIARCEAGPNRWIAGMEDGLFEIAPQDDGTLGSHRLAGAQHAHAGMRFNDGRCDRQGRFWAGTMVLDMAAGIPAGALYRFDGSSRDDSLSAQLNDFIVPNGLGFSPDGRTMYLSDSHPSVQRIWAFDYDIDSGTPSNRRLFVDMNHYAGRPDGAAVDVDGCYWICGNDAGLIHRFTPDGRLDRSLQVPVKKPAMCAFGGAGLDTLFVTSIRPGGDLSDQPLAGGVFALQPGVRGLEETPFRQ